Proteins encoded in a region of the Candidatus Nitrospira nitrificans genome:
- a CDS encoding secondary thiamine-phosphate synthase enzyme YjbQ, which produces MMAVHTVSLTIRMEGDTRVDNITKPVADALAGSNLTAGIVTVFVKHTTASVMIIEDEPGIRADTKMFWDRLVPPDPRWQHNRVNPGEDNGHSHLRGQLQGPSVTIPFAAGALLLGTWQQIVVVDFDTRARNRELVVQVLGE; this is translated from the coding sequence ATGATGGCTGTTCACACCGTTTCGCTGACGATCCGCATGGAAGGAGACACGCGGGTCGACAACATCACAAAACCCGTTGCCGATGCCCTGGCCGGTTCCAATCTCACAGCTGGAATTGTGACGGTATTCGTCAAACATACCACCGCCTCCGTCATGATCATTGAGGACGAACCGGGGATTCGCGCGGACACGAAAATGTTTTGGGATCGTCTCGTTCCTCCTGACCCCCGGTGGCAGCACAACAGGGTCAATCCCGGGGAAGACAACGGCCACAGTCACCTTCGAGGGCAGCTCCAAGGACCGTCCGTCACCATTCCGTTCGCGGCCGGCGCGCTTCTGCTCGGAACCTGGCAGCAAATCGTGGTCGTGGATTTCGATACCCGTGCCAGAAACCGTGAACTCGTCGTGCAGGTTCTGGGTGAATAG
- a CDS encoding S1C family serine protease has product MNSLVRSVTLLLVMATLCSPIGAAEWGKPLGGVYDGPEGKPRPLTPPPPELSADERSTIAVFERATKSVVFIANTAIQQDIWSLDVMEVPQGSGSGFIWSKQGHIVTNFHVIYGASSIKVTLADRSEYEARLVGADPDHDLAVLQIQVPDGHVEPLAIGSSHDLRVGQKVLAIGNPFGLDHTLTAGVVSALGRTIKSMSNRTIEGVIQTDAAINPGNSGGPLLDGAGRLIGVNTQIVSPSGAYAGIGFAVPVDTVNRIVPELIKHGKLIRPGLGVSLVPDAMAKRWGIKGVIIGKVARGGAADRAGLKGARETMMGQVQLGDVIVAAAGKPVATIDDLMDVMEAHKVGEQVSVEILRGNRREKVSVVLQAVN; this is encoded by the coding sequence GTGAATAGCCTGGTCAGGTCCGTGACGCTGCTCCTGGTCATGGCAACACTGTGCTCACCGATCGGTGCCGCCGAGTGGGGCAAGCCGCTCGGTGGTGTCTATGACGGTCCTGAAGGGAAACCACGCCCCCTGACGCCCCCGCCACCGGAGCTGAGCGCCGATGAACGATCGACGATCGCGGTGTTTGAGCGGGCGACCAAGTCCGTGGTGTTTATTGCCAATACGGCGATCCAACAGGATATCTGGTCTCTGGATGTCATGGAAGTCCCGCAGGGGTCGGGATCCGGTTTTATATGGAGCAAGCAGGGCCATATCGTCACCAACTTTCATGTGATCTATGGGGCCAGCTCAATCAAGGTCACATTGGCCGATCGGAGCGAATACGAGGCGAGACTGGTCGGCGCCGATCCTGATCACGATCTGGCCGTGTTGCAAATTCAGGTGCCTGACGGCCATGTGGAGCCGCTGGCGATTGGTTCCTCGCATGATTTGCGGGTGGGTCAAAAGGTGTTGGCCATCGGGAATCCGTTCGGGCTCGATCATACGTTGACGGCCGGAGTCGTGAGCGCGTTGGGACGGACCATCAAATCCATGTCGAATCGGACGATTGAAGGGGTGATCCAGACCGATGCGGCGATCAATCCCGGCAATTCAGGCGGCCCGCTTCTGGATGGAGCCGGCCGATTGATCGGCGTGAATACGCAAATCGTGAGTCCGAGCGGGGCCTACGCGGGGATTGGGTTCGCTGTTCCCGTCGATACGGTGAACCGCATCGTTCCGGAGCTCATCAAGCACGGCAAGCTCATCCGTCCCGGATTGGGCGTCTCGCTCGTGCCGGACGCGATGGCGAAGCGATGGGGGATCAAGGGGGTCATCATCGGCAAGGTGGCGCGCGGCGGCGCCGCCGATCGCGCGGGGCTCAAGGGGGCGCGTGAAACCATGATGGGGCAGGTCCAGCTCGGCGACGTCATTGTCGCAGCCGCTGGAAAGCCGGTAGCCACCATCGATGACCTGATGGATGTGATGGAAGCACACAAAGTCGGTGAGCAGGTGAGCGTGGAAATTCTGCGCGGGAATCGGCGTGAAAAGGTTTCGGTGGTCCTTCAGGCCGTCAATTAG
- a CDS encoding AAA family ATPase → MGDRRAPEQDESNNRSEEPSLKTGADPLELIEQCLALFPEGDARQKLLYKLRHAVTLSQAAHHQREVEFKKVGEVVAKLTAPANRIGILLDVPGEGLARILVGGAEYYANVDPRVSIADLKVGTQILVNEAYTVIKTLGYDRNGPILKLTEAMPDGRLRFEQEMGRQSLILQRSTDLVGVELKTGDEIRIDPSHRVAIEKLSDRKASRHVLDETPNITWEQIGGQNEAIAAIRKAIEYPLLHAETFERFKFSQPKGFLLYGPPGCGKTLIGQAAAGSLAKLVGESKQQQAPDQERRPPVTSGAFLHVKGPEILNMWLGESERMVRDLFEQARARRRDGALPFIFIDEAESILGTRRAMRSFNISNTLVPMFCSEMDGIESLRDVVIILASNRPDLIDPAVLRPGRIDRKIKVSRPNKDAAAEIMRVYLTSDLPLDPALIEERGGAHVRAVASLVEDIIESIFRRTEDNRLLSIRLRSGQNKVLYRGDLVSGAILASIVQRAKEKAIDRTIQSGQPSGLQAKDLLDSVSEEFREGEMLPPDDAAEEWLKLLDHHPEQVVGVSSFRRGRRTEERLVNQII, encoded by the coding sequence ATGGGTGATCGCAGAGCTCCTGAACAGGATGAATCCAACAATCGGAGCGAGGAGCCGTCACTGAAGACAGGAGCCGATCCGCTCGAGTTGATCGAGCAATGTCTGGCCTTGTTTCCCGAAGGGGATGCTCGACAGAAACTGCTGTATAAGCTCCGCCATGCGGTGACGCTCTCTCAAGCCGCCCATCATCAACGTGAAGTGGAATTCAAGAAAGTCGGCGAGGTCGTTGCCAAACTGACGGCGCCGGCCAATCGAATCGGCATCTTGCTGGATGTTCCAGGTGAGGGGCTCGCCCGCATCCTCGTCGGTGGGGCCGAGTACTATGCCAATGTGGACCCCCGCGTCTCTATTGCGGATCTGAAGGTCGGAACCCAGATTCTGGTCAACGAAGCCTACACAGTGATCAAGACGCTCGGGTACGATCGGAATGGCCCTATCTTGAAACTGACCGAGGCCATGCCTGACGGACGATTGCGGTTTGAGCAGGAGATGGGCCGGCAATCGTTGATCCTACAGAGGTCGACCGACCTCGTCGGCGTGGAGCTCAAGACCGGTGATGAAATCCGTATCGATCCTAGCCACCGTGTGGCGATCGAAAAACTGAGTGATCGCAAAGCAAGCCGACATGTCCTTGACGAGACCCCGAACATTACGTGGGAGCAGATCGGCGGACAGAACGAAGCGATCGCTGCCATTCGAAAGGCGATCGAGTATCCACTGCTTCATGCCGAGACATTCGAGCGGTTCAAGTTTTCGCAACCCAAGGGTTTTCTTCTCTACGGGCCGCCCGGCTGCGGGAAGACCCTTATCGGGCAAGCGGCGGCCGGTAGTTTGGCCAAGCTGGTCGGCGAATCCAAGCAACAGCAAGCGCCCGATCAGGAGAGACGTCCGCCGGTGACGAGCGGAGCATTCCTGCATGTGAAAGGGCCTGAAATCCTCAACATGTGGCTGGGAGAATCCGAGCGAATGGTTCGCGATCTCTTCGAGCAAGCACGGGCGAGACGCAGGGATGGAGCCTTGCCGTTTATCTTCATCGATGAAGCGGAGTCGATCTTGGGAACGCGACGCGCCATGCGTTCCTTCAATATCTCGAACACGCTCGTGCCGATGTTCTGCAGCGAAATGGACGGGATCGAGTCGCTGCGCGACGTCGTCATCATCCTGGCTTCCAACCGCCCTGACTTGATCGATCCAGCGGTGCTGCGCCCAGGCCGCATTGATCGGAAAATCAAAGTCAGCCGGCCGAACAAGGACGCGGCGGCTGAGATTATGAGGGTTTACTTAACGTCGGATCTGCCGCTGGATCCGGCGTTGATCGAGGAACGAGGCGGCGCGCACGTGCGGGCGGTGGCGTCACTCGTTGAAGACATCATCGAGTCCATCTTCCGTCGAACGGAGGATAATCGGCTTCTGTCGATCCGGCTCCGGAGCGGGCAAAACAAGGTGTTGTACCGCGGCGATCTGGTGAGCGGAGCCATCTTGGCTTCGATCGTTCAACGCGCCAAGGAGAAGGCGATCGACCGCACGATTCAGTCGGGGCAGCCGTCCGGTTTGCAGGCCAAAGACCTCTTGGATTCCGTCTCGGAGGAATTTCGAGAGGGTGAAATGTTGCCGCCGGACGATGCGGCGGAGGAGTGGCTGAAGCTGCTGGATCATCACCCGGAACAGGTTGTTGGGGTTTCGTCGTTTCGGCGGGGGCGTCGGACCGAAGAACGCCTCGTGAATCAGATTATTTAA
- a CDS encoding proteasome accessory factor PafA2 family protein — MRLFGIETEYGITRDDVPEMDPVVESMELVRAHLAASFERRWDYAGEDPHEDARGFRASGLQQDREEDEFAQRDAHRPFSFHDMKSDLVLPNGARFYNDHTHPEYSTPECRTLRDLLAQDRAGERIVLRAAQRRNRALGGPHLRLYKNNTDFHGHSYGCHDNYLVSRAVPFAALVAGLMPFLVSRQVIAGAGKVGTEAQESGHVPGRYQLSQRADFMEAELGVDTMHNRPILNTRDEPHADREKYRRLHLIIGDANMCEYATALKVGTTRLVLDLIEREAAPDLELEQPVGAVKQLSRDPDLKAVVRLKNGRRLSAVELQEQYCEAACRELAGSDEESDWLLMEWSETLHLLAHDRFQLVGKLDWITKQWLLETFLREERIGWDDPWLASLDLEYHNINPEQGLYLGLEAEGNAWRMTTDETINEAIRNGPSDTRGGLRGLCVQRFSDQIHSMQWERIQFVGRLRAQSLDMGDLFDPQEVRRCMDVFRCAHSPADALAAWNHRKDRQA; from the coding sequence ATGCGTCTCTTTGGAATCGAAACAGAATACGGGATTACGCGCGATGACGTGCCGGAGATGGATCCGGTCGTCGAGTCGATGGAATTGGTGCGCGCCCATCTGGCCGCTTCTTTCGAGCGGCGTTGGGATTATGCGGGTGAGGATCCACATGAGGATGCTCGCGGCTTTCGTGCCTCGGGCTTGCAGCAAGATCGAGAGGAAGATGAGTTCGCCCAACGCGATGCCCATCGTCCCTTTTCTTTCCATGACATGAAGAGCGACCTCGTGTTGCCGAACGGCGCGCGATTCTACAACGATCATACGCATCCGGAATATTCGACGCCTGAGTGCCGAACACTTCGAGACCTGCTGGCCCAGGATCGCGCGGGAGAGCGTATCGTGCTCCGCGCCGCCCAACGACGTAATCGGGCGCTCGGCGGCCCGCATCTCCGGCTGTACAAAAACAACACGGATTTCCACGGCCACAGTTATGGCTGTCACGACAACTATCTCGTCTCGCGGGCCGTTCCCTTTGCGGCCCTCGTTGCCGGCTTGATGCCGTTCTTGGTGAGCCGACAGGTCATCGCCGGCGCGGGGAAGGTCGGGACTGAGGCACAGGAGTCCGGACATGTTCCAGGCCGGTATCAGCTCTCGCAACGCGCCGACTTTATGGAAGCCGAGTTGGGCGTCGATACGATGCATAACCGACCGATTCTCAACACCAGAGATGAGCCCCATGCGGATCGTGAGAAGTATCGGCGGCTCCATCTCATCATCGGCGATGCCAACATGTGCGAGTATGCGACGGCGCTCAAAGTCGGGACGACGCGACTCGTGCTGGATCTCATTGAGCGAGAGGCTGCGCCTGATCTTGAGCTGGAACAGCCGGTGGGCGCCGTGAAACAGTTGTCGCGCGATCCGGACTTGAAAGCGGTGGTTCGCCTCAAGAACGGACGGAGGCTTTCCGCCGTGGAGCTGCAAGAGCAGTACTGTGAGGCGGCCTGTCGCGAGTTGGCCGGATCAGACGAAGAGTCGGACTGGCTCTTGATGGAATGGAGCGAGACCTTGCATCTGTTGGCGCATGACCGGTTCCAATTGGTCGGCAAGCTGGATTGGATCACGAAACAGTGGTTGCTCGAGACGTTTCTCCGAGAAGAGCGGATCGGCTGGGATGATCCCTGGTTGGCCAGCTTGGACTTGGAGTATCACAATATCAATCCCGAACAAGGGCTCTACTTGGGATTGGAAGCCGAGGGAAACGCTTGGCGGATGACGACCGACGAGACGATTAACGAGGCGATTCGGAACGGCCCAAGCGATACCCGTGGCGGGCTGCGCGGACTCTGCGTACAGCGGTTCTCCGATCAGATTCACTCGATGCAATGGGAACGGATTCAGTTCGTCGGAAGGTTGCGCGCACAGAGTCTGGACATGGGGGATCTCTTTGATCCACAGGAAGTTCGACGATGCATGGATGTCTTCCGGTGTGCCCATTCACCGGCTGATGCGCTGGCGGCGTGGAACCATAGAAAGGATAGGCAGGCATGA
- a CDS encoding ubiquitin-like protein UBact — MTQGMMPERREGPVDPMPKSPSPPEEGGGPRRPDTGSPEKDSLMKRMRKVDPKQAERYRQRTGE, encoded by the coding sequence ATGACACAGGGTATGATGCCCGAACGACGTGAGGGGCCGGTTGATCCCATGCCGAAGTCGCCGAGTCCACCGGAGGAAGGCGGCGGGCCGCGACGGCCGGATACGGGATCGCCCGAGAAGGATAGCCTCATGAAGCGGATGCGCAAGGTCGATCCCAAACAGGCAGAGCGGTATCGGCAGAGAACCGGCGAGTAG
- a CDS encoding proteasome subunit alpha — MDMQSDFYQLLKEHGHVFGLSSQAAGGQELTTATTILAFKYRDGVLVAGDRRATAGNMVMYDRTDKVLEIDRHSVMAIAGVPATAYEMARILEHSFKYYRRTQLQELSFEGKLRALSKLLKDNVPAALAGTGAVVPIFAGYDFEQETAKIYFYDILGAEFEGVDYAVSGSGSPTIRGILHYVNTWGEQPLSAMPEEQAAVQALRLLTSAAEFDSATGGVNREAGLYPVIKFITVSGVRTMPDVQLKPLFEAKVSRHV; from the coding sequence ATGGACATGCAGAGCGATTTCTATCAGTTGTTGAAGGAACACGGGCATGTGTTTGGCCTGTCGAGCCAGGCTGCGGGAGGGCAGGAGCTGACGACGGCTACGACGATCCTTGCATTCAAGTATCGGGATGGTGTGTTGGTCGCCGGGGATCGGCGCGCGACAGCCGGCAATATGGTGATGTACGACCGAACCGACAAGGTGTTGGAGATCGATCGACATAGCGTCATGGCGATCGCCGGAGTGCCGGCGACTGCGTATGAAATGGCGCGCATCCTTGAACATTCGTTCAAGTATTATCGGCGGACGCAGCTTCAGGAACTGAGCTTCGAAGGAAAACTCAGGGCTCTCTCGAAACTGCTGAAAGACAACGTTCCGGCGGCGCTGGCTGGCACGGGCGCCGTGGTGCCGATTTTTGCCGGGTACGATTTCGAGCAGGAAACGGCAAAGATCTATTTTTACGACATTCTCGGTGCGGAGTTCGAAGGAGTGGATTACGCGGTATCCGGGTCCGGTTCACCGACCATTCGCGGGATCCTCCATTACGTGAACACATGGGGCGAACAGCCGCTGAGTGCGATGCCGGAAGAGCAGGCGGCCGTTCAGGCGTTGCGACTGTTGACGAGCGCCGCGGAATTCGACAGCGCGACCGGGGGAGTCAACCGCGAGGCCGGTCTCTATCCGGTGATCAAATTCATCACCGTTTCCGGTGTGCGCACCATGCCGGACGTGCAACTGAAGCCGCTGTTCGAGGCAAAGGTCAGTCGTCATGTATGA